A single window of Colletes latitarsis isolate SP2378_abdomen chromosome 6, iyColLati1, whole genome shotgun sequence DNA harbors:
- the Mrn gene encoding general transcription factor IIH subunit 4 marionette isoform X1 has product MSNTITGKNLLRPTGLQCKNLQEYLKSRPADVLNKLYHNPPICLAVFRELPVIAKHYVMRLLFVEQPVPQAVIASWCSKLHFEEHQKVVSILNELNVWKEASIPGGLPGWILNTTFKKNLKIVLLGGGKPWTMSNQMETDNKPRDVTFLDSYALERWECVLHYMVGSQQQEGISADAVRILLHAGLMKRDEADGSPVITQAGFQFLLLETASQVWYFILQYLDTIEARGLDLVECLTFLFQLNFSTLGKDYSTEGMSEGLLTFLQHLREFGLVYQRKRKAGRFYPTRLALNIATGQNKPLSRDPEKEGYIVVETNYRVYAYTNSNLQVALLGLFCEMLYRFPNLVVSILTRDSVRQALKSGITAVQIVGYLQQHAHSKMIEVGPPVLPPTIVDQIKLWENERNRFIFSEGVLYSQFLSQTDFEVLRDHALSTGVLIWQSERKRTMVVTKAGHDDVKKFWKRYSKGSG; this is encoded by the exons atgTCAAATACGATAACTGGAAAGAATTTGTTACGACCCACCGGATTGCAATGCAAAAATCTTCAAGAGTATTTGAAATCACGACCAGCCGATGTATTGAACAAATTGTATCATAACCCGCCAATTTGTTTAGCTGTGTTTCGTGAATTGCCTGTTATAGCAAAACATTATGTTATGCGATTGTTGTTTGTTGAACAACCAGTGCCTCAAGCAGTTATTGCTTCTTGGTGTTCTAAGCTTCATTTTGAAGAGCATCAAAAGGTAGTTTCGATATTAAACGAATTAAATGTATGGAAAGAAGCATCTATACCAGGAGGATTACCTGGTTGGATTTTAAATACTACATTTAAAAAGAACTTGAAAATTGTTCTACTGGGAGGTGGAAAACCATGGACAATGTCAAATCAAATGGAAACTGATAATAAACCTAGAGACGTTACATTTCTAGATTCGTATGCATTAGAAAGATGGGAATGTGTTTTACATTATATGGTCGGTTCGCAGCAGCAAGAAGGTATATCAGCTGATGCTGTTAGAATTCTTTTACATGCTGGTTTAATGAAACGAGACGAAGCTGATGGAAGTCCAGTTATTACACAAGCTGGTTTTCAATTTTTGCTATTAGAAACTGCATCGCAg gtgtggtattttattttacaatacttGGATACAATAGAAGCAAGAGGACTCGATTTAGTCGAGTGCCTTACTTTTCTCTTTcaactaaatttttcaacactCGGTAAAGATTATAGTACAGAAGGAATGTCCGAAGGTTTATTAACATTTTTACAACATTTACGAGAATTTGGACTTGTTTATCAACGAAAACGTAAAGCTGGGCG ATTTTATCCTACACGATTAGCATTAAATATTGCTACTGGACAAAACAAGCCACTATCTAGAGACCCAGAGAAAGAGGGTTATATTGTTGTTGAAACAAATTACAGAGTATATGCTTATACTAATTCAAATTTGCAAGTTGCCTTACTCGGTTTATTTTGTGAAATGTTATACAG GTTTCCAAATTTAGTTGTATCAATATTAACAAGAGATTCCGTACGTCAAGCTTTAAAGAGTGGAATTACTGCTGTGCAAATTGTAGG TTATTTGCAGCAACATGCTCACAGTAAAATGATAGAGGTAGGTCCTCCAGTTTTACCGCCTACTATAGTAGATCAAATTAAATTATGGGAGAATGAGAGAAACAGATTTATATTTAGCGAAGGAGTTTTATATAGTCAGTTTCTTTCCCAAACTGATTTTGAAGTGCTTAGAGATCATGCTCTTTCTACTGGAGTATTAATTTGGCAAAGTGAAAG aAAACGAACTATGGTTGTTACAAAAGCGGGCCATGATGATGTAAAAAAGTTTTGGAAACGATATTCTAAAGGCTCCGGTTAG
- the Spred gene encoding sprouty-related protein with EVH-1 domain isoform X1, with protein MTEASEDGNYLVRVRAQVMTRDDSSGGWVPLSGGGLANVSVRRRATSSGGHQSNNTNGSGISTSTVIPSITNSTHSVSTTAVATSQSHGSSSSSPPGATKKRHEYLIYGKRITDQSVVLSCTIKKDFEYNKVMPTFHHWRTGEKRFGLTFQTAADARAFDKGVRTAVEELLEGLANSTLCGNTLDAGDEDVFMTLNLPVEPPEPRPSSDTPHGIVRVPNYHSQSSDIPDSHKSIHYIGGGSSIKVPPSQHPLASTADVGSDNYPYVQLTSLNHEYLYPIIDDHKGDRLDRHNTGSSLKKPDIIVSQPAKNTMKRNVRLQCKHCQELYTEQNNPRGSCEYAPDPIKRGIAKISCLSCAQGMLYHCMSDADGDFSQNPCSCSTEEGCGRRWFGLALFSLIVPCLWIYPPLRAVHWCGTSCGMCGGRHHPME; from the exons ATGACAGAGGCGTCAGAGGA TGGTAACTATCTGGTGAGGGTACGTGCCCAGGTAATGACAAGGGACGATAGTTCCGGTGGTTGGGTTCCTTTAAGTGGTGGTGGTTTAGCAAATGTTTCGGTTAGACGAAGAGCTACTTCTTCGGGTGGGCATCAGTCTAATAATACCAATGGATCTGGTATTTCTACTTCGACTGTCATACCCTCTATTACCAACTCTACGCACTCTGTATCAACTACAGCTGTTGCTACTTCCCAAAGTCATGGATCTTCGAGCAGTTCCCCGCCTGGTGCAACTAAGAAGAGGCACGAGTATCTTATTTATGGAAAACGGATCACAGATCAATCA GTTGTTCTTAGCTGTACAATTAAAAAAGATTTTGAATACAATAAGGTAATGCCAACTTTTCATCACTGGAGGACAGGAGAGAAAAGGTTTGGACTGACATTTCAAACAGCTGCAGATGCAAGAGCTTTTGATAAAGGTGTTCGTACAGCTGTTGAAGAATTATTAGAAG GGTTGGCAAATTCAACATTATGCGGTAATACATTAGATGCTGGTGATGAGGATGTTTTCATG ACTTTGAACTTACCTGTGGAACCACCAGAACCACGTCCATCATCTGATACACCTCACGGCATAGTTCGAGTGCCCAATTATCATTCCCAGAGTTCAGATATTCCTGATTCGCACAAATCTATTCATTACATTGGTGGTGGATCATCTATAAAAGTACCGCCATCGCAACATCCTTTGGCATCGACTGCAGATGTTGGATCAGATAACTATCCTTATGTGCAGCTCACATCGCTTAATCATGAATATTTATATCCCATTATTGATGATCATAAAGGAGATCGATTAGATAGACATAATACCGGCAGTTCATTGAAGAAGCCGGATATTATAGTATCTCAACCTGCTAAAAATACTATGAAACGTAATGTTCGATTACAATGTAAACATTGCCAAGAGCTGTATACAGAACAGAACAATCCTAGAGGATCTTGTGAATACGCTCCTGATCCTATTAAACGTGGAATCGCAAAAATTTCGTGTCTCTCGTGTGCTCAGGGCATGTTGTACCACTGTATGAGTGATGCTGACGGTGATTTTTCCCAGAATCCTTGCAG TTGTAGCACAGAAGAAGGATGTGGACGCAGGTGGTTTGGTTTGGCATTATTTTCACTGATCGTTCCTTGCTTGTGGATTTATCCTCCACTCAGAGCTGTACATTGGTGTGGCACGTCCTGCGGAATGTGTGGAGGACGTCACCATCCGATGGAATAA
- the Cycc gene encoding cyclin C produces MAGNFWQSSHHQQWLLDKQDLVRERQHDLSLLTEEEYQKLFIFFSNLIQVLGEQLKLRQQVIATATVYFKRFYARNSLKCIDPLLLAPTSVFLASKVEEFGVISNTRLITTCQTVVKNKFNYAYSQEFPYRTNHILECEFYLLEHLDCCLIVYQPYRPLLTLIQDVGPDDQLLSLAWRIINDSLRTDVCLLYPPYQIAIGCLQIACVVLQKDLKSWFAELNADMEKIQEIARYIINLYELWKTYDEKKEIQSLLSKMPKPKAAPQR; encoded by the exons ATGGCTGGCAATTTTTGGCAAAGTTCACATCA TCAACAATGGCTTTTAGATAAACAAGATTTAGTACGGGAACGACAACATGATCTTTCGCTTTTGACGGAAGAAGAATATCAAAAACTGTTCATATTTTTCTCAAATC tgATACAAGTGTTAGGTGAACAATTAAAACTAAGGCAACAAGTTATAGCTACAGCAACTGTTTATTTTAAAAGATTTTATGCCCGCAATAGTTTGAAATGTATAGATCCCTTGTTATTAGCACCTACATCAGTTTTTTTGGCTTCCAAAGTAGAAGAATTTGGAGTTATTTCTAATACCAGGTTAATCACAACTTGCCAAACTGTAG taaaaaataaattcaattatgCCTATTCGCAAGAATTTCCTTATCGTACAAATCATATTTTGGAATGTGAATTTTATCTTTTGGAACATTTAGATTGTTGTTTAATAGTATATCAACCATATCGTCCATTGTTGACTCTTATTCAAGATGTTGGCCCAGATGATCAATTATTATCACTTGCATGGCGTATAATTAATGATAGTTTACGAACAGATGTTTGTCTATTATATCCACCATATCAAATAGCTATTG GATGTTTACAAATAGCTTGTGTTGTACTACAAAAAGATCTGAAATCTTGGTTTGCTGAACTAAACGCTGATAtggaaaaaattcaagaaattgCACGTTATATCATTAATTTATATGAACTATGGAAAACATATGATgagaaaaaagaaattcaaaGTTTATTGTCTAAAATGCCAAAACCAAAAGCAGCACCACAGCGCTGA
- the Mrn gene encoding general transcription factor IIH subunit 4 marionette isoform X2 → MSNTITGKNLLRPTGLQCKNLQEYLKSRPADVLNKLYHNPPICLAVFRELPVIAKHYVMRLLFVEQPVPQAVIASWCSKLHFEEHQKVVSILNELNVWKEASIPGGLPGWILNTTFKKNLKIVLLGGGKPWTMSNQMETDNKPRDVTFLDSYALERWECVLHYMVGSQQQEGISADAVRILLHAGLMKRDEADGSPVITQAGFQFLLLETASQVWYFILQYLDTIEARGLDLVECLTFLFQLNFSTLGKDYSTEGMSEGLLTFLQHLREFGLVYQRKRKAGRFYPTRLALNIATGQNKPLSRDPEKEGYIVVETNYRVYAYTNSNLQVALLGLFCEMLYRFPNLVVSILTRDSVRQALKSGITAVQIVGNMLTVK, encoded by the exons atgTCAAATACGATAACTGGAAAGAATTTGTTACGACCCACCGGATTGCAATGCAAAAATCTTCAAGAGTATTTGAAATCACGACCAGCCGATGTATTGAACAAATTGTATCATAACCCGCCAATTTGTTTAGCTGTGTTTCGTGAATTGCCTGTTATAGCAAAACATTATGTTATGCGATTGTTGTTTGTTGAACAACCAGTGCCTCAAGCAGTTATTGCTTCTTGGTGTTCTAAGCTTCATTTTGAAGAGCATCAAAAGGTAGTTTCGATATTAAACGAATTAAATGTATGGAAAGAAGCATCTATACCAGGAGGATTACCTGGTTGGATTTTAAATACTACATTTAAAAAGAACTTGAAAATTGTTCTACTGGGAGGTGGAAAACCATGGACAATGTCAAATCAAATGGAAACTGATAATAAACCTAGAGACGTTACATTTCTAGATTCGTATGCATTAGAAAGATGGGAATGTGTTTTACATTATATGGTCGGTTCGCAGCAGCAAGAAGGTATATCAGCTGATGCTGTTAGAATTCTTTTACATGCTGGTTTAATGAAACGAGACGAAGCTGATGGAAGTCCAGTTATTACACAAGCTGGTTTTCAATTTTTGCTATTAGAAACTGCATCGCAg gtgtggtattttattttacaatacttGGATACAATAGAAGCAAGAGGACTCGATTTAGTCGAGTGCCTTACTTTTCTCTTTcaactaaatttttcaacactCGGTAAAGATTATAGTACAGAAGGAATGTCCGAAGGTTTATTAACATTTTTACAACATTTACGAGAATTTGGACTTGTTTATCAACGAAAACGTAAAGCTGGGCG ATTTTATCCTACACGATTAGCATTAAATATTGCTACTGGACAAAACAAGCCACTATCTAGAGACCCAGAGAAAGAGGGTTATATTGTTGTTGAAACAAATTACAGAGTATATGCTTATACTAATTCAAATTTGCAAGTTGCCTTACTCGGTTTATTTTGTGAAATGTTATACAG GTTTCCAAATTTAGTTGTATCAATATTAACAAGAGATTCCGTACGTCAAGCTTTAAAGAGTGGAATTACTGCTGTGCAAATTGTAGG CAACATGCTCACAGTAAAATGA
- the Spred gene encoding sprouty-related protein with EVH-1 domain isoform X3 encodes MTRDDSSGGWVPLSGGGLANVSVRRRATSSGGHQSNNTNGSGISTSTVIPSITNSTHSVSTTAVATSQSHGSSSSSPPGATKKRHEYLIYGKRITDQSVVLSCTIKKDFEYNKVMPTFHHWRTGEKRFGLTFQTAADARAFDKGVRTAVEELLEGLANSTLCGNTLDAGDEDVFMTLNLPVEPPEPRPSSDTPHGIVRVPNYHSQSSDIPDSHKSIHYIGGGSSIKVPPSQHPLASTADVGSDNYPYVQLTSLNHEYLYPIIDDHKGDRLDRHNTGSSLKKPDIIVSQPAKNTMKRNVRLQCKHCQELYTEQNNPRGSCEYAPDPIKRGIAKISCLSCAQGMLYHCMSDADGDFSQNPCSCSTEEGCGRRWFGLALFSLIVPCLWIYPPLRAVHWCGTSCGMCGGRHHPME; translated from the exons ATGACAAGGGACGATAGTTCCGGTGGTTGGGTTCCTTTAAGTGGTGGTGGTTTAGCAAATGTTTCGGTTAGACGAAGAGCTACTTCTTCGGGTGGGCATCAGTCTAATAATACCAATGGATCTGGTATTTCTACTTCGACTGTCATACCCTCTATTACCAACTCTACGCACTCTGTATCAACTACAGCTGTTGCTACTTCCCAAAGTCATGGATCTTCGAGCAGTTCCCCGCCTGGTGCAACTAAGAAGAGGCACGAGTATCTTATTTATGGAAAACGGATCACAGATCAATCA GTTGTTCTTAGCTGTACAATTAAAAAAGATTTTGAATACAATAAGGTAATGCCAACTTTTCATCACTGGAGGACAGGAGAGAAAAGGTTTGGACTGACATTTCAAACAGCTGCAGATGCAAGAGCTTTTGATAAAGGTGTTCGTACAGCTGTTGAAGAATTATTAGAAG GGTTGGCAAATTCAACATTATGCGGTAATACATTAGATGCTGGTGATGAGGATGTTTTCATG ACTTTGAACTTACCTGTGGAACCACCAGAACCACGTCCATCATCTGATACACCTCACGGCATAGTTCGAGTGCCCAATTATCATTCCCAGAGTTCAGATATTCCTGATTCGCACAAATCTATTCATTACATTGGTGGTGGATCATCTATAAAAGTACCGCCATCGCAACATCCTTTGGCATCGACTGCAGATGTTGGATCAGATAACTATCCTTATGTGCAGCTCACATCGCTTAATCATGAATATTTATATCCCATTATTGATGATCATAAAGGAGATCGATTAGATAGACATAATACCGGCAGTTCATTGAAGAAGCCGGATATTATAGTATCTCAACCTGCTAAAAATACTATGAAACGTAATGTTCGATTACAATGTAAACATTGCCAAGAGCTGTATACAGAACAGAACAATCCTAGAGGATCTTGTGAATACGCTCCTGATCCTATTAAACGTGGAATCGCAAAAATTTCGTGTCTCTCGTGTGCTCAGGGCATGTTGTACCACTGTATGAGTGATGCTGACGGTGATTTTTCCCAGAATCCTTGCAG TTGTAGCACAGAAGAAGGATGTGGACGCAGGTGGTTTGGTTTGGCATTATTTTCACTGATCGTTCCTTGCTTGTGGATTTATCCTCCACTCAGAGCTGTACATTGGTGTGGCACGTCCTGCGGAATGTGTGGAGGACGTCACCATCCGATGGAATAA
- the Spred gene encoding sprouty-related protein with EVH-1 domain isoform X2: protein MTEASEDGNYLVRVRAQVMTRDDSSGGWVPLSGGGLANVSVRRRATSSGGHQSNNTNGSGISTSTVIPSITNSTHSVSTTAVATSQSHGSSSSSPPGATKKRHEYLIYGKRITDQSVVLSCTIKKDFEYNKVMPTFHHWRTGEKRFGLTFQTAADARAFDKGVRTAVEELLEDAGDEDVFMTLNLPVEPPEPRPSSDTPHGIVRVPNYHSQSSDIPDSHKSIHYIGGGSSIKVPPSQHPLASTADVGSDNYPYVQLTSLNHEYLYPIIDDHKGDRLDRHNTGSSLKKPDIIVSQPAKNTMKRNVRLQCKHCQELYTEQNNPRGSCEYAPDPIKRGIAKISCLSCAQGMLYHCMSDADGDFSQNPCSCSTEEGCGRRWFGLALFSLIVPCLWIYPPLRAVHWCGTSCGMCGGRHHPME from the exons ATGACAGAGGCGTCAGAGGA TGGTAACTATCTGGTGAGGGTACGTGCCCAGGTAATGACAAGGGACGATAGTTCCGGTGGTTGGGTTCCTTTAAGTGGTGGTGGTTTAGCAAATGTTTCGGTTAGACGAAGAGCTACTTCTTCGGGTGGGCATCAGTCTAATAATACCAATGGATCTGGTATTTCTACTTCGACTGTCATACCCTCTATTACCAACTCTACGCACTCTGTATCAACTACAGCTGTTGCTACTTCCCAAAGTCATGGATCTTCGAGCAGTTCCCCGCCTGGTGCAACTAAGAAGAGGCACGAGTATCTTATTTATGGAAAACGGATCACAGATCAATCA GTTGTTCTTAGCTGTACAATTAAAAAAGATTTTGAATACAATAAGGTAATGCCAACTTTTCATCACTGGAGGACAGGAGAGAAAAGGTTTGGACTGACATTTCAAACAGCTGCAGATGCAAGAGCTTTTGATAAAGGTGTTCGTACAGCTGTTGAAGAATTATTAGAAG ATGCTGGTGATGAGGATGTTTTCATG ACTTTGAACTTACCTGTGGAACCACCAGAACCACGTCCATCATCTGATACACCTCACGGCATAGTTCGAGTGCCCAATTATCATTCCCAGAGTTCAGATATTCCTGATTCGCACAAATCTATTCATTACATTGGTGGTGGATCATCTATAAAAGTACCGCCATCGCAACATCCTTTGGCATCGACTGCAGATGTTGGATCAGATAACTATCCTTATGTGCAGCTCACATCGCTTAATCATGAATATTTATATCCCATTATTGATGATCATAAAGGAGATCGATTAGATAGACATAATACCGGCAGTTCATTGAAGAAGCCGGATATTATAGTATCTCAACCTGCTAAAAATACTATGAAACGTAATGTTCGATTACAATGTAAACATTGCCAAGAGCTGTATACAGAACAGAACAATCCTAGAGGATCTTGTGAATACGCTCCTGATCCTATTAAACGTGGAATCGCAAAAATTTCGTGTCTCTCGTGTGCTCAGGGCATGTTGTACCACTGTATGAGTGATGCTGACGGTGATTTTTCCCAGAATCCTTGCAG TTGTAGCACAGAAGAAGGATGTGGACGCAGGTGGTTTGGTTTGGCATTATTTTCACTGATCGTTCCTTGCTTGTGGATTTATCCTCCACTCAGAGCTGTACATTGGTGTGGCACGTCCTGCGGAATGTGTGGAGGACGTCACCATCCGATGGAATAA